The following are encoded in a window of Sinomonas cyclohexanicum genomic DNA:
- a CDS encoding LysR family transcriptional regulator, translated as MAEASRPDEEDGAVVRIPNRFTLKQLGYLLAVADAGSISGAAQRLHVTQTAVGAALSDLERALGAQLLVRRRAHGVVLTPAGSYVREHARGLLADAADLELSALDAGAVVRGPLALGCYSTLAVTLIPPILQGFGHAHPEVVLDFVADQQEPLEQRLLAGELDAALLYDMNLPLGLEARTIFETSVYALLAADHPLAGERRVALEALADDPLVFLDLYPSGEHTLAVFRAAGVAPKIRYRTTDFELTRSLVGRGLGYALLVQRPARDETYEGLPVVPVEITPTPAPVRVVMAWNAAVRPTRRARALMEFIAEGALHRARTVN; from the coding sequence GTGGCCGAGGCGAGTCGACCTGACGAGGAGGACGGCGCCGTCGTGCGCATCCCGAACCGCTTCACCCTCAAGCAGCTCGGCTACCTCCTGGCTGTCGCGGACGCCGGCTCGATCAGCGGCGCGGCGCAGCGGCTGCACGTCACGCAGACCGCCGTGGGCGCTGCGCTGAGCGACCTCGAGAGGGCCCTCGGCGCGCAGCTGCTCGTGCGCCGGCGCGCACACGGCGTGGTCCTCACCCCGGCGGGTTCCTATGTCCGCGAGCATGCCCGCGGCCTCCTCGCGGACGCCGCGGACCTCGAACTCTCGGCGCTCGACGCCGGCGCGGTCGTCCGCGGGCCGCTCGCCCTGGGCTGCTACTCGACGCTTGCCGTCACGCTGATCCCGCCCATCCTCCAAGGGTTCGGCCACGCACACCCTGAGGTGGTCCTCGACTTCGTCGCAGACCAGCAGGAGCCCCTTGAGCAGCGGCTCCTCGCCGGCGAGCTCGACGCGGCCCTCCTGTACGACATGAACCTTCCGCTGGGCCTCGAGGCCCGCACGATCTTCGAGACCAGCGTGTACGCCCTGCTCGCTGCGGACCACCCGCTCGCGGGGGAGCGACGAGTGGCCCTCGAGGCGCTCGCGGACGACCCGCTGGTCTTCCTCGATCTCTATCCCAGCGGCGAGCACACGCTCGCGGTCTTCCGGGCCGCCGGAGTCGCCCCGAAGATCCGGTACCGGACCACGGACTTCGAGCTCACCCGGTCCCTCGTGGGGCGCGGGCTCGGCTACGCCCTCCTCGTGCAGCGGCCCGCACGCGACGAGACGTACGAGGGGCTGCCCGTGGTCCCGGTCGAGATCACGCCCACGCCCGCGCCGGTGCGCGTCGTCATGGCGTGGAACGCGGCGGTGCGGCCCACGCGCCGTGCGCGGGCGCTCATGGAGTTCATCGCGGAAGGGGCGCTTCACCGCGCCCGCACCGTGAATTAA